From a single Stackebrandtia endophytica genomic region:
- a CDS encoding TetR/AcrR family transcriptional regulator has protein sequence MTTRSPGRPRDPAADEAIIAAAAELLIERGVGGAGIEQIAQRAKVAKVTVYRRWKSKHELLARAVESLREEIPDVESTHRSPGELPASIEELLPQWARLLTEPRFRDLTARLVGAGPDHPELLRAYWDHHVLPRKQRSTALLRSAMAAGVLPGDADPDMLADMMTGAILNLLLLRPNPADEDEVLDYLRRMFRQVGLLRTR, from the coding sequence GTGACCACGCGCTCGCCAGGTCGACCTCGCGACCCCGCCGCCGATGAGGCCATCATCGCCGCCGCCGCCGAACTGCTGATCGAACGCGGCGTCGGCGGTGCCGGCATCGAACAGATCGCGCAACGCGCCAAGGTCGCGAAGGTGACGGTCTATCGCCGGTGGAAGTCCAAACACGAGCTGCTGGCCCGCGCCGTCGAGAGCCTCCGGGAGGAGATACCCGACGTCGAGAGCACCCACCGGTCGCCGGGCGAACTGCCTGCCAGTATCGAGGAGCTGCTGCCACAGTGGGCACGGCTGTTGACCGAGCCACGGTTCCGCGACCTCACCGCACGGCTGGTCGGAGCCGGTCCCGACCATCCGGAGCTGTTGCGCGCCTATTGGGATCACCATGTGCTGCCGCGTAAACAGCGCTCGACCGCGCTGTTGCGTTCGGCAATGGCGGCGGGAGTCCTGCCTGGCGACGCCGATCCCGACATGTTGGCCGACATGATGACCGGCGCGATCCTCAATCTGCTCCTGTTGCGGCCCAACCCGGCCGATGAAGATGAGGTACTCGACTACCTTCGCCGAATGTTTCGTCAGGTTGGTCTATTGAGGACGCGATGA
- a CDS encoding class II fumarate hydratase encodes MTDTGDMRIEHDTMGEVRVPAWAAWRAQTQRAVDNFPISGVRLERGHIRALALIKSAAAEVNAQLGVVDSEVAQAITRAADEIAEGTYDEHFPIDVFQTGSGTSSNMNTNEVIATLASTSEVTVHPNDHVNASQSSNDVFPSSIHIAATDGVVNMLGPALEELAGLLAVKGDQFADIVKSGRTHLMDATPVTLGQEFHGYAAQMRYGLERLHAVLPRVAELPLGGTAVGTGINTPEGFAPAVIRRLVDRTGLPLTEARNHFEAQGARDALVELSGQLRTIAIGMSKIANDIRWMGSGPRAGLSELRLPDLQPGSSIMPGKVNPVVCEAVRMVAAQVIGNDAAIAHAGAGGDFELNVMMPVMARNLLESMRLLANVSMVFAEKCVAGLEADADRCREYAEGSPSIVTPLNRYIGYEAAAEVAKQALRERRPIRDVVVERGHVSNGDLTEAQLDEALDVRRMTGS; translated from the coding sequence ATGACTGACACCGGTGACATGCGGATCGAACATGACACGATGGGGGAGGTGCGGGTTCCGGCTTGGGCCGCCTGGCGTGCGCAGACGCAGCGCGCCGTCGACAACTTCCCGATCTCCGGAGTCCGCCTGGAGCGCGGCCACATTCGGGCGTTGGCGTTGATCAAGTCGGCCGCCGCCGAGGTCAACGCCCAGTTGGGTGTTGTGGATTCCGAAGTGGCGCAGGCGATCACGCGGGCCGCCGACGAGATCGCCGAGGGCACCTACGACGAACACTTCCCGATCGACGTGTTTCAGACCGGTTCGGGTACCTCCTCGAACATGAACACCAACGAGGTGATCGCGACGTTGGCGAGCACCTCGGAGGTCACGGTGCACCCCAACGACCATGTCAACGCCTCTCAGTCCTCGAACGACGTGTTCCCGTCGTCGATTCACATCGCGGCCACCGACGGTGTGGTGAACATGCTGGGACCCGCGTTGGAGGAGCTGGCCGGCCTGCTGGCGGTCAAGGGTGACCAGTTCGCCGACATCGTCAAGTCGGGTCGCACCCATTTGATGGACGCGACCCCGGTGACGCTGGGGCAGGAGTTCCACGGGTACGCCGCGCAGATGCGTTACGGCCTGGAGCGGCTGCACGCCGTGTTGCCTCGGGTCGCGGAACTGCCGTTGGGGGGAACCGCGGTCGGCACCGGTATCAACACCCCTGAGGGGTTCGCTCCGGCGGTGATTCGGCGTCTGGTCGACCGCACCGGTCTGCCGTTGACGGAGGCGCGCAACCACTTCGAGGCGCAGGGCGCCCGGGACGCGTTGGTGGAGTTGTCCGGCCAGCTGCGCACCATCGCCATTGGAATGTCCAAAATAGCCAACGATATTCGGTGGATGGGTTCGGGCCCGCGCGCCGGACTGTCCGAATTGCGACTGCCCGACCTGCAGCCGGGTTCCTCGATCATGCCCGGCAAGGTCAATCCGGTGGTGTGTGAGGCGGTGCGCATGGTCGCCGCTCAGGTGATCGGCAACGACGCGGCCATCGCCCACGCCGGTGCCGGTGGCGACTTTGAGCTGAACGTCATGATGCCGGTCATGGCCCGCAATCTGTTGGAGTCGATGCGGTTGCTGGCCAACGTCTCGATGGTCTTCGCCGAGAAGTGTGTCGCCGGACTCGAAGCCGACGCCGACCGCTGCCGTGAGTACGCCGAGGGTTCACCCTCCATAGTGACGCCGTTGAATCGCTACATCGGGTACGAGGCCGCCGCCGAGGTCGCCAAGCAGGCGCTGCGGGAACGGCGCCCGATTCGCGACGTAGTCGTCGAACGGGGTCATGTCTCGAATGGCGATCTGACCGAGGCGCAACTGGATGAGGCACTTGACGTGCGCCGCATGACCGGGTCCTGA
- a CDS encoding FAD-dependent monooxygenase produces the protein MPHNIDSSPVLVVGAGPTGLVTAISLAGWGVPVRVVDAATGPATTSRANILHARGAEVLRRIGALGDLPQQSLEPRGITMYVMDRPISTMRFTPIEGQSVQALFVSQAQIEQNLRDRFAALGGTIEWNRAVVGLDPTDTAVTASFGDGTTGEFSYVVGADGARSSVRDLTGIDFPGTSVVERFLLADVHVDWDQSRANSAGWFHHDGILLAMPMPGGDDLWRLMGDVPATEGHLTAEQIIDHFETMLAVRAGKSGVTLRDPIWTSVFQIHRRLADDYRSGRVLLAGDAAHIHSPMGGQGMNTGVGDGENLAWKLAHVLAGHAEISLLDTYTAERRPLATEVLKRTTNNTKLLVGESAFGRLLRDRVIVPMMDLPAVQRQATKVASQLWTSYRDGPLGHRLGDHRFGGKPKPGDRVPDQDCLDTDGKPTRLHDRLGDSWVLLADEDTVTELLPVARRLLPDVTALRPTESGQAMLIRPDAHLGWRGGSPDRLAQWITRAMDVGQSGTNRP, from the coding sequence ATGCCCCACAACATCGACTCCTCCCCCGTACTCGTCGTCGGTGCCGGGCCCACCGGTCTGGTCACCGCCATCAGCCTGGCCGGCTGGGGCGTACCCGTGCGCGTCGTCGACGCCGCTACCGGCCCGGCCACCACCTCCCGAGCCAACATCCTGCACGCGCGCGGCGCTGAGGTGCTGCGCCGCATCGGTGCCCTGGGCGACCTGCCACAGCAGTCCCTGGAACCGCGGGGCATCACCATGTACGTCATGGACCGTCCGATCTCGACCATGCGGTTCACCCCCATCGAGGGGCAATCGGTCCAGGCACTGTTCGTGTCACAGGCCCAGATCGAGCAGAACCTGCGGGACCGCTTCGCGGCACTGGGCGGCACGATCGAGTGGAACCGCGCTGTCGTCGGCCTCGACCCCACCGACACCGCGGTCACCGCGTCCTTCGGCGACGGGACCACCGGGGAGTTCTCCTATGTGGTCGGCGCCGACGGGGCGCGCAGTTCGGTTCGCGACTTGACGGGGATCGACTTCCCCGGAACCTCGGTCGTCGAGCGTTTCCTGTTGGCCGACGTCCACGTCGACTGGGATCAGAGCCGCGCGAACTCGGCGGGCTGGTTCCACCACGACGGCATCCTGTTGGCCATGCCGATGCCCGGCGGCGACGACCTGTGGCGATTGATGGGCGATGTTCCCGCCACCGAGGGACACCTCACCGCCGAACAGATCATCGACCATTTCGAGACCATGCTGGCGGTGCGAGCGGGAAAGTCCGGCGTGACACTGCGGGATCCGATATGGACCTCGGTGTTCCAGATTCATCGGCGTCTCGCCGACGACTACCGCAGCGGACGGGTGCTGTTGGCCGGCGACGCCGCCCACATCCACAGTCCGATGGGCGGTCAGGGGATGAACACCGGTGTCGGCGACGGCGAGAATCTGGCGTGGAAGCTCGCTCACGTGCTCGCGGGCCACGCCGAAATCTCCCTTCTGGACACCTATACCGCCGAGCGGCGTCCACTGGCGACGGAGGTCCTCAAACGCACCACCAACAACACCAAGCTGCTCGTGGGCGAGTCCGCGTTCGGCCGCCTGCTGCGCGACCGGGTGATCGTTCCGATGATGGATCTTCCGGCGGTGCAGCGCCAGGCGACCAAGGTCGCCTCCCAGCTGTGGACCAGCTATCGAGACGGACCGCTGGGGCACCGGCTGGGCGACCATCGCTTCGGCGGCAAACCGAAACCCGGCGACCGGGTTCCCGACCAGGACTGCCTCGACACGGACGGGAAACCAACCCGGTTGCACGATCGATTGGGGGACTCGTGGGTGCTGTTGGCCGACGAGGACACGGTGACCGAACTCCTTCCGGTGGCCCGGCGACTATTGCCGGACGTGACCGCGCTGCGCCCCACCGAATCGGGCCAGGCCATGTTGATCCGTCCCGACGCGCATCTGGGGTGGCGTGGCGGATCACCGGATCGATTGGCGCAGTGGATCACCCGCGCGATGGATGTCGGGCAATCGGGTACCAATCGGCCATGA
- a CDS encoding DNA polymerase III subunit delta' — protein MTGAVFDRLIGQEATVSVLADAVSAAASGGSGMTHAWLFTGPPGSGRSVAARAFAAALQCDQGGCGECAACRTTMSGSHGDVTHVVPDGLSIGVATMRGLVLAAGRAPSTGKWQILIVEDADRLTEAAGNALLKSIEEPPERTVFLLCAPSANPAEISVTIKSRCRHLALRQPSVDAVTTLLTEKDWVDPGLARLAAAASQGHIGRARRLATDPQARDRRDAILAVPRQLTSVSACFAAADALISAAESEAVDATAGLAEKEKADLETALGKGGTGKGASKAARGSAGQLKDLERRQKSRLTRTQRDTLDLALIDLAAFYRDVLMLRLGAPVSAIHLDMAETATAAAQNWTPESILRRIDAVLRCREAIDTNVRPRIAVEAMMLSLWQG, from the coding sequence ATGACGGGTGCGGTCTTCGATCGACTCATCGGCCAGGAGGCCACCGTCTCGGTGTTGGCCGACGCCGTCTCCGCGGCCGCTTCCGGTGGCAGCGGGATGACCCACGCCTGGCTGTTCACCGGCCCGCCCGGGTCCGGCCGATCGGTCGCCGCCCGAGCATTCGCGGCCGCGTTGCAATGCGACCAGGGTGGCTGCGGTGAGTGCGCCGCCTGTCGCACCACCATGTCGGGAAGCCACGGCGACGTCACCCACGTGGTGCCCGACGGACTCAGCATCGGAGTGGCCACCATGCGCGGCCTGGTGCTGGCCGCCGGCCGGGCACCCAGCACCGGCAAGTGGCAGATCCTCATCGTCGAAGACGCCGACCGGTTGACCGAGGCCGCCGGCAACGCCCTACTGAAGTCCATCGAGGAGCCACCGGAACGCACCGTGTTCCTGTTGTGCGCGCCGTCGGCCAACCCGGCCGAGATCTCGGTGACCATCAAGTCCCGGTGCCGCCACCTCGCCCTTCGACAGCCCTCAGTGGACGCGGTGACCACGCTGCTGACTGAGAAGGACTGGGTAGACCCGGGACTGGCGAGGCTGGCTGCGGCGGCATCGCAGGGCCACATCGGACGCGCCCGCCGACTGGCGACCGACCCGCAGGCACGCGACCGCCGCGACGCGATCCTCGCGGTGCCACGACAACTGACCAGTGTGTCCGCCTGCTTCGCCGCCGCCGACGCGTTGATCTCGGCGGCCGAGTCCGAAGCCGTCGACGCGACCGCCGGCCTCGCCGAGAAGGAGAAGGCGGACCTGGAGACCGCCTTGGGTAAGGGCGGCACCGGAAAGGGCGCCAGCAAGGCGGCCCGCGGCAGCGCCGGACAGCTCAAGGACCTGGAGCGGCGCCAGAAGAGCCGCCTCACCCGAACCCAACGCGACACTTTGGACCTCGCACTGATCGATCTGGCGGCGTTCTACCGGGACGTCCTGATGCTGCGCCTGGGTGCCCCGGTGTCGGCGATCCACCTGGACATGGCCGAGACCGCCACGGCGGCAGCCCAGAACTGGACCCCGGAGTCCATCCTGCGCCGCATAGACGCCGTCCTCCGATGCCGAGAGGCCATAGACACCAACGTCCGCCCCCGAATAGCGGTAGAGGCCATGATGCTGTCCCTGTGGCAGGGGTAG
- a CDS encoding MHYT domain-containing protein, with the protein MIEHLNHGQLTLPIAFAISMTGSALGLLLARHARRQETRWRRVPWLIGAAFAIGGTGVWVMHFVAMLDFAVRGAVILYDPWTTLLSALIAVAVVACGLFVIGLGRYTRGKLAGAGIVTGLGIAAMHYMGMAAIRSDIQLSHRTEYVLAAVVIAIVAATAALWLAWRLQRAVAMWLGAIVMALAVNLMHYTAMFGLEVGDRVSGPLNGTSAMSLVIPMGTLTAIVLIILVFMVVIIPTEKELLAEQTRITSMAQRADHTPAPPPQRRRPSPYRTGVHR; encoded by the coding sequence ATGATCGAACACCTCAACCACGGCCAATTGACCCTGCCCATCGCATTCGCGATCTCCATGACCGGATCCGCCCTGGGCCTGTTGCTAGCCCGGCACGCCCGGCGCCAGGAGACCCGATGGCGGCGCGTGCCGTGGCTCATCGGTGCGGCGTTCGCCATCGGCGGCACCGGCGTGTGGGTCATGCACTTCGTCGCGATGCTCGACTTCGCGGTGCGCGGCGCGGTGATCCTCTACGACCCGTGGACGACACTGCTCAGCGCGCTCATCGCCGTGGCGGTCGTCGCATGCGGGTTGTTCGTGATCGGCCTGGGTCGCTACACCCGGGGGAAGCTCGCCGGCGCCGGGATCGTCACCGGCCTCGGAATCGCCGCGATGCACTACATGGGAATGGCGGCGATCCGCTCCGATATCCAACTGTCGCACCGGACCGAGTACGTCCTGGCGGCCGTCGTGATCGCCATCGTCGCCGCCACAGCCGCGCTGTGGTTGGCCTGGCGGCTGCAACGCGCCGTGGCCATGTGGCTCGGGGCGATCGTCATGGCGCTGGCCGTGAACCTCATGCACTACACCGCGATGTTCGGCCTCGAAGTCGGCGACCGGGTGTCCGGCCCGCTCAACGGCACCAGCGCCATGAGCCTGGTGATTCCGATGGGGACCCTCACCGCAATCGTCCTGATCATCCTCGTGTTCATGGTCGTCATCATCCCCACCGAGAAGGAGCTCCTGGCCGAACAGACCCGGATCACCTCCATGGCACAACGCGCCGACCACACCCCGGCACCGCCACCCCAACGGCGTCGCCCAAGCCCGTACCGAACCGGAGTGCATCGCTGA
- a CDS encoding peptide chain release factor 3, with amino-acid sequence MSDSAVTAEANKRRTFAVISHPDAGKSTITEALALHASVIGEAGAVHGKGGRKGVVSDWMAMEQQRGISITSAVLQFAYRDCVVNLLDTPGHADFSEDTYRVLTAVDCAVMLLDAAKGLEPQTLKLFEVCRHRRIPVITFINKWDRPGMAALELLDEIESRIGMRPTPVTWPVGVAGDFHGVIDLRAEHMVHFERTPGGSRAAIEEVLTDAVAADRFGEDYSTAVEEVELLAASEQTHDQKLFLDAVTTPVLFGAAVANFGVRQLLDTLIELGPPPSPLDDVDGRPRDLDAPFSGFVFKIQANMNPAHRDQVAFLRVCSGRFERGMVVTHGTTGRPFTTKYAQSMFGSSRDTIDQAFPGDVIGLVNATNLSIGDSLYSDRKVSYPQLPSYAPEHFATIRTDDTSKAKRFRKGIAQLDAEGVVQVLYSDLRGEQSPVLAAVGPMQFEVAAHRLRNEFSVPVTVDNLSFSLARRTDAEGATRLRTAPGVEVFTRARDNAILAAFPNRWRLQTIVSDYAGVMLEPLLADTNELPDRAR; translated from the coding sequence ATGTCAGACAGCGCTGTCACAGCGGAGGCGAACAAGCGGCGTACCTTCGCGGTGATCTCGCACCCGGACGCGGGTAAATCCACCATCACCGAGGCGCTGGCACTACACGCCTCGGTCATCGGGGAGGCCGGTGCAGTCCACGGCAAGGGCGGCCGCAAAGGCGTCGTCAGCGACTGGATGGCGATGGAGCAGCAGCGGGGTATCTCCATCACCTCGGCGGTGCTGCAGTTCGCCTACCGCGATTGTGTCGTCAACCTACTCGACACGCCCGGGCACGCCGACTTCTCCGAGGACACCTACCGGGTGTTGACCGCGGTCGACTGCGCGGTCATGCTGCTGGACGCCGCCAAGGGCCTGGAACCGCAGACACTCAAGCTTTTCGAGGTGTGCCGACACCGCCGCATCCCGGTGATCACGTTCATCAACAAGTGGGACCGACCCGGTATGGCCGCGTTGGAACTGTTGGACGAGATCGAGTCTCGCATCGGGATGCGTCCGACCCCGGTCACCTGGCCGGTGGGGGTGGCCGGTGACTTCCACGGCGTCATCGATCTGCGTGCCGAGCACATGGTCCACTTCGAACGCACCCCCGGCGGATCCCGCGCCGCGATCGAGGAGGTGCTGACCGACGCGGTCGCCGCCGACCGGTTCGGCGAGGACTACTCGACCGCCGTCGAAGAGGTCGAGCTGTTGGCCGCATCCGAACAGACCCACGACCAGAAACTGTTCCTGGACGCGGTGACCACACCGGTCCTATTCGGAGCGGCGGTGGCCAACTTCGGGGTGCGCCAACTGTTGGACACCCTGATCGAGCTGGGGCCACCACCCTCCCCATTGGATGATGTGGACGGCCGACCCCGTGACCTCGACGCGCCGTTCTCCGGTTTCGTCTTCAAGATCCAGGCCAATATGAACCCGGCCCACCGCGACCAGGTGGCGTTCCTGCGAGTCTGTTCCGGGCGGTTCGAACGCGGCATGGTCGTCACCCACGGCACTACCGGGCGCCCCTTCACCACCAAATACGCCCAATCGATGTTCGGGTCTTCCCGAGACACCATCGATCAGGCGTTCCCCGGCGACGTGATCGGTCTGGTCAACGCGACCAACCTGTCGATCGGCGACTCGCTCTACAGCGACCGCAAGGTCAGCTACCCGCAGCTGCCTTCCTATGCGCCCGAACACTTCGCGACGATTCGCACCGACGACACCTCCAAGGCGAAACGCTTCCGCAAGGGAATCGCACAGCTGGACGCCGAAGGCGTGGTCCAGGTGCTGTACTCCGACCTGCGCGGTGAACAGTCGCCGGTCCTGGCCGCGGTCGGGCCCATGCAGTTCGAGGTGGCGGCGCACCGACTGCGCAACGAGTTCTCGGTGCCGGTGACCGTCGACAACCTGTCGTTCTCGCTGGCTCGACGCACCGATGCCGAAGGGGCCACCCGGTTGCGCACCGCACCGGGAGTGGAGGTGTTCACGCGGGCCCGCGACAACGCGATCCTGGCGGCGTTCCCGAACCGGTGGCGGTTGCAGACCATCGTCAGCGACTACGCCGGAGTGATGTTGGAACCGTTGCTGGCCGACACCAACGAACTGCCAGACCGCGCCCGGTAG
- a CDS encoding ABC1 kinase family protein: protein MPIYDWAEPTPPLESPDVNYQIPDSAELVLSAAFLTFTLVCSMLFVKGIARMMGLRVGLLRAALCSFGGISVGGIVVGPMMLNEDANQTSVVLFFLGVVFIGIMLLLAISEVFAARSGGLITIGHSQYRRVRRTWRYSQITGILVRHGLGGFLSGRKGPTGSSQEALAVSARLAMEQAGVTFVKLGQVLSTRRDLFGPEVIAELSKLQDDVAPVPWQLIEPQLTGDLGLTVKEAFASFDTEPIASASIAQVYRATLHSGDEVVVKVRRPQIKQQVERDLDILKRLAATLERRAIWARRIGVRDLADGFADALREELDFRIEARNLATVAAAGGTRPGPVVLPKAYQQLSSERVLVMQFLDGSTIGRGSLAARGVDAERLARSLLHCLLRQILVDGVFHADPHPGNILLMSDDRLALIDYGSVGRIDTGLQTSLQHVLLAIDQRDPAALHDGLMDIMERTDEVDTDGLERSLGRFMARHLNPGVAPDAEMFTDLFRLVSQHGIALPREIAAVFRALATVEGTLTDLAPDFHIVEEAKAFASREFAALLAPESLKDAAGDELRAMLPTLRRIPRRIERITAALEHGRLSANIRLFADPRDRAVMSGYLGKALLTILSATTGIMSVMLLDSQSGPRLGVDIRLYQVFGYMLLVVSIVLMVRVLVGVFRKEE, encoded by the coding sequence GTGCCGATCTATGACTGGGCGGAACCGACGCCACCGCTGGAATCTCCGGACGTGAACTATCAGATCCCCGACTCGGCGGAGTTGGTTCTGTCGGCGGCGTTCCTGACGTTCACGCTGGTGTGTTCGATGCTGTTCGTCAAGGGCATCGCCCGAATGATGGGGCTGCGGGTCGGGCTGTTGCGCGCTGCGTTGTGCAGTTTCGGCGGTATCTCCGTGGGTGGCATCGTGGTCGGCCCGATGATGTTGAACGAGGACGCCAACCAGACCTCGGTGGTGTTGTTCTTCCTCGGGGTCGTGTTCATCGGCATCATGCTGCTGTTGGCGATCTCCGAGGTGTTCGCGGCCCGTTCCGGCGGTCTGATCACCATCGGGCACTCCCAGTACCGGCGAGTGCGCCGCACCTGGCGGTACTCCCAGATCACCGGGATCCTCGTCCGGCACGGACTGGGCGGTTTCCTCAGTGGACGTAAGGGCCCCACCGGTTCGTCACAGGAGGCGCTGGCGGTCTCGGCCCGGTTGGCGATGGAACAGGCCGGTGTCACGTTCGTGAAGTTGGGGCAGGTCCTGTCGACCCGTCGTGACCTGTTCGGTCCCGAGGTCATCGCGGAGTTGTCGAAACTTCAGGACGACGTCGCCCCGGTGCCGTGGCAGTTGATCGAACCGCAGCTGACCGGGGATCTCGGCCTGACCGTCAAGGAGGCCTTCGCCTCCTTCGACACCGAACCGATCGCCTCCGCATCGATCGCGCAGGTGTACCGCGCCACACTCCACAGTGGTGACGAGGTGGTCGTGAAGGTGCGACGGCCGCAGATCAAGCAGCAGGTCGAGCGGGACCTGGACATCCTCAAACGCCTGGCAGCGACATTGGAGCGCCGCGCCATCTGGGCTCGTCGCATCGGGGTTCGCGACCTCGCCGACGGTTTCGCCGACGCCCTGCGGGAGGAACTGGACTTCCGCATCGAGGCGCGCAACCTGGCCACGGTCGCCGCTGCCGGCGGCACCCGGCCCGGTCCGGTGGTGCTTCCCAAGGCCTATCAGCAGCTCAGCAGCGAACGTGTGCTCGTCATGCAGTTCCTCGACGGCAGCACCATCGGTCGCGGTTCGCTGGCCGCGCGTGGTGTGGACGCCGAACGACTGGCCCGCTCGCTGCTGCACTGCCTGCTGCGGCAGATCTTGGTCGACGGAGTGTTCCACGCCGATCCACACCCCGGCAACATCCTCCTGATGAGCGACGATCGGCTCGCCCTGATCGACTACGGTTCCGTCGGCCGCATCGACACCGGACTTCAGACGTCCCTGCAACACGTGCTGCTGGCCATCGACCAACGCGATCCGGCCGCGCTGCACGACGGCCTCATGGACATCATGGAACGCACCGACGAGGTCGACACCGACGGCCTGGAACGTTCGCTGGGCAGGTTCATGGCCCGACACCTCAACCCGGGCGTCGCCCCCGATGCCGAGATGTTCACCGACCTGTTCCGATTGGTGTCACAGCACGGGATCGCGCTTCCCCGTGAGATCGCCGCCGTGTTCCGGGCACTGGCCACCGTGGAGGGAACCCTCACCGATCTGGCTCCGGACTTCCACATCGTGGAGGAGGCCAAGGCGTTCGCGTCCCGGGAGTTCGCGGCATTGCTGGCGCCGGAATCCCTCAAAGACGCCGCCGGCGACGAACTGCGCGCCATGCTGCCGACGCTGCGCCGCATCCCGCGCCGCATCGAACGGATCACCGCGGCCCTGGAACACGGTCGTCTGTCCGCCAACATCCGGCTGTTCGCCGACCCCAGGGATCGCGCGGTCATGTCCGGCTACCTGGGCAAGGCACTGTTGACGATCCTGTCGGCCACCACCGGCATCATGTCGGTCATGTTGCTGGACAGCCAATCCGGCCCTCGTCTGGGTGTCGACATCCGCCTGTACCAGGTGTTCGGCTACATGCTCCTGGTCGTCTCGATAGTCCTCATGGTCAGAGTCCTGGTGGGTGTGTTCCGCAAGGAGGAGTGA